A window of Cyanobacterium sp. T60_A2020_053 genomic DNA:
TGCCAATAATTTTCTCAGCGCCTAAAAGTTGTCTTGCCACTGCCACAGGCAAATCAGTTTGCCCTAAATGTATGCCATCAGCGCCCACCGCCAAAGCAATATCCACTCGATCATTAACCAAAAATAACGCCCCGTAACGGTGACATAATTCCTTTAACTGCCTTGCCTCTTCGTATCTGAGGGGATCATTTTCCGTTTTGTGACGATACTGCACAAGGGTTAAACCGCCCTGTAATGCAGACTCCACCACCTGTAAAAAATCGGTGACGGGCGCTGTCACTAAATATAACTTGGCTTCTTGTAACCGTTGCTGACGAGATTTTCCCATTAACTGACTTTCTAAACTATACACTTGATACCTTAATTGTTTCATAGCGCCCGCAAACGCGCCATCATATAACTTGCCGTATTCTTCCAATACTCGCAATGCTTCTTGTATTCGACAAAAATTCGCCTGTAATACAGCGTTTAAATTACTTCTGGTTTCTTCTTGGGGATGGCTTAAACTTGTGCCAACGTCATGGGCAGTGTTACGGGCGCTTCTTAATCTATTATCATGCCATTTGCCCAACTCCTGACGCATATTTTTACAGTGGAGGGCGCTGTTTGCATCATCTAAACCAAAACGGCACCACTCCTCAATAATCCTTAAACCTTCTCGACTGCGATCTAAATTCGCATCTAATATTCTATATATTGCTTGGGTTTCATTAATCATAATCTACAAATTCTTGGAAAATCTTTTTTAATCAAAAATCAAAAGGGCAAAGTTAAGTAAGTAAGCAAAATTAATTGTGACTTTTATTTTTTTCAAAGCTATAACAACAAAGGGTTTAAACCCCTTGCCCGTATATAATTAATTTTGCACGATAACTTATTTCAATTAAGATTGAGACAAATTTAAAAACTCTGTAGGGCGATGCACTATCCATCATTTAACACTTAGCTGAAAATTTTACAGTGAAATAACTCTTCACAACAAAGGAAAATAATATCAATATCTTAGTTCAATTTATTGAACGTAAACTTATTGGCTCCGTGTAATTCATTACACGGTGGGGAAGTAGCGAAGATACAATCTTTTAATAACTAATTATCCCAACTTGATATAATTCATTACACGGTGGGTAAATTCCGAAGATACAATCTTTTGACAACAGATTACCCTAACTTGAGATAATTTCTTTTTTCATTGATTGCTATTAATTAGCTTGTTTTTTTGCCTTGATAATCAAAGGAATCACAATCCAAGCCACCACTAATAATAGAGCAATGATGCCAAATTGAGCAATAATACCCACTAACTGAGATAAAGGAATAATGCGCCCGACAAAATAAGATATAGTGACAATGACAGAAGCCCATACCGCAGCACCACAAAAATTGTAAAATAAGAACTTAGGATAAGGCATTTCGACAATTCCAGCGATAGGTCCAGCAAATACCCTTAAAAGAGTGATAAAACGCCCAAAAAACACCGCTTTTCCTGCATTATCGCTAAATTTAGTTTTGGCTTTAGATAATTCCTCCTCTTGAAGCCGAAAAAATTTGGCTATTTTCAAAAAAAGTGACCAACCACCGATTCTTCCTAA
This region includes:
- a CDS encoding thiamine phosphate synthase produces the protein MINETQAIYRILDANLDRSREGLRIIEEWCRFGLDDANSALHCKNMRQELGKWHDNRLRSARNTAHDVGTSLSHPQEETRSNLNAVLQANFCRIQEALRVLEEYGKLYDGAFAGAMKQLRYQVYSLESQLMGKSRQQRLQEAKLYLVTAPVTDFLQVVESALQGGLTLVQYRHKTENDPLRYEEARQLKELCHRYGALFLVNDRVDIALAVGADGIHLGQTDLPVAVARQLLGAEKIIGKSTTNPTEMANALQEDVDYIGVGPVYATPTKAGKAPSGLEYVRYAQENATMPWFAIGGIDDTNITAVTGAGASRVAVVRAVMGAESPKAMTQTLLSFLQ
- a CDS encoding DedA family protein; the encoded protein is MEFLSLENIKELAHQYGYWSVFFGIAIENTGIPIPGETITIVGGFFAGSGELNYWLVLISAVMGAVLGDNFGYWLGRIGGWSLFLKIAKFFRLQEEELSKAKTKFSDNAGKAVFFGRFITLLRVFAGPIAGIVEMPYPKFLFYNFCGAAVWASVIVTISYFVGRIIPLSQLVGIIAQFGIIALLLVVAWIVIPLIIKAKKQAN